A portion of the Betta splendens chromosome 2, fBetSpl5.4, whole genome shotgun sequence genome contains these proteins:
- the LOC129603275 gene encoding placenta-specific gene 8 protein-like isoform X2: MTCAVGSQGSLVVQVQPSQWSTGLCECYKDMGDCCFALCCLPVFTCKVTSAVGACPCLPLLDCIGCASPASLAMRASVRERYGIPGSVWSDCLYGCCCYPLSWLQISRELKRRAATHASSSPSSARYAALISLQGAHLV; the protein is encoded by the exons ATGACTTGTGCAGTTGGGTCCCAAGGTTCCCTGGTGGTCCAGGTTCAGCCGAGTCAATGGAGCACTGGCCTGTGTGAGTGTTATAAAGACATGGGCGACT gctgctTTGCCCTTTGCTGCCTCCCAGTGTTCACCTGTAAGGTGACCAGTGCAGTGGGAGCATGTCCCTGCCTGCCTCTGCTGGACTGCATTGGCTGTGCGTCACCAGCCTCTCTCGCCATGAGGGCTTCCGTCAGGGAGCGCTACGGAATACCG GGGAGCGTGTGGAGCGACTGCCTGTATGGATGCTGCTGCTATCCGCTATCTTGGCTCCAGATCTCCAGAGAGCTGAAGAGAAGGGCAGCAACCCAcgcctcctcttccccctcgtcAGCCAGATACGCTGCCCTGATCTCCCTGCAGGGGGCGCACTTGGTCTAG
- the ugt5g1 gene encoding UDP glucuronosyltransferase 5 family, polypeptide G1 produces MSSSISIFLAGLCVLLLSPTLCSGSRILVVPVDGSHWINMEIILHELHSRGHSITVLRFAKSWYISGNSSIYTSIDIPALEDESDRNAFTTMIQDVMDCRKSFAFTRTLCQQDLLTSMMADAHKMLARTAATMLEDPDFMRKIQDAKFDLMLTDPALNIGIILGSYLKLPMVFNVRWINTGDAHFSIAPSPLSYVPFSASELHDQMGFWERTKNMLHYLHSVAEKHFLISPIYSDLLQKHFPPGTDLFSLQHAADIWLLRTDFVFEFPRPTMPNVVYIGGFQCKAPRPLSAELEAFMQSSEEHGVVVMSLGTFVSALTPEVTEAIAAAFAELPQKVIWKFSGEKPSSLGNNTLLVKWLPQNDLLAHPRTRAFVAHGGTNGMYEAIFHGVPVLGLPLLFDQFDNLLRLKVRGAARVVEATTLTKEDFLEALRDVLENPSYRQNIQRLSELHRDQPLSPMDTAIFWIEYVIRNKGAAHLQSAGFGLPWYSYFCLDVAVFIMATAGAFVWALVFFCRVVCCRMFRRKMKAE; encoded by the coding sequence ATGTCCAGTAGCATCTCAATATTCCTAGCAGGACTCTGCGTCTTGTTGCTCAGCCCAACTCTTTGCAGCGGTAGCAGGATTCTGGTTGTTCCTGTTGATGGCAGCCACTGGATCAACATGGAGATTATCCTCCACGAGCTGCATTCCAGGGGCCACAGCATCACTGTCCTGCGCTTTGCCAAGAGCTGGTACATCTCTGGAAACTCGTCCATTTATACTTCTATTGATATTCCCGCGCTCGAGGACGAGTCCGACAGAAACGCTTTCACTACAATGATACAAGATGTTATGGACTGTCGCAAGTCGTTCGCGTTCACCCGAACCTTGTGCCAGCAGGATTTGCTTACATCCATGATGGCAGATGCCCATAAAATGCTGGCCAGGACTGCTGCTACAATGTTGGAAGACCCTGATTTTATGCGGAAGATACAGGACGCCAAGTTTGACCTAATGCTAACTGATCCTGCTCTAAACATAGGAATTATTCTTGGTAGCTACCTGAAGCTGCCGATGGTTTTCAACGTGCGCTGGATTAACACAGGGGATGCTCATTTCTCCATAGCTCCATCTCCTCTCTCCTATGTCCCCTTTTCAGCAAGTGAACTTCATGACCAGATGGGATTTTGGGAAAGAACCAAGAACATGCTGCACTACCTCCACAGTGTtgctgaaaagcattttctcattAGCCCCATCTACTCTGATCTCCTCCAAAAGCACTTTCCTCCTGGAACCGACCTCTTCTCTTTGCAGCATGCAGCCGATATCTGGCTTCTCAGAACAGATTTTGTCTTTGAGTTTCCTCGGCCCACCATGCCCAACGTGGTTTACATAGGAGGGTTCCAGTGCAAAGCGCCCAGACCTCTCTCTGCTGAGCTGGAGGCCTTCATGCAGAGCTCAGAAGAGCACGGGGTAGTGGTCATGTCTCTGGGGACGTTTGTGTCAGCTTTGACTCCAGAGGTCACAGAGGCCATCGCTGCTGCCTTCGCTGAGCTCCCGCAGAAAGTGATATGGAAGTTTAGCGGCGAAAAGCCTTCATCCCTTGGAAACAACACCTTGCTGGTGAAGTGGCTGCCTCAGAACGACCTGCTGGCACACCCCAGGACCCGTGCCTTTGTAGCGCACGGAGGCACCAACGGCATGTACGAGGCCATCTTCCACGGCGTCCCCGTGCTGGGCCTGCCGCTCCTTTTTGACCAGTTTGACAACTTGCTCCGGCTGAAGGTCCGCGGGGCTGCTCGAGTGGTGGAGGCCACCACACTCACAAAAGAAGACTTCCTGGAAGCTTTAAGGGACGTCCTGGAGAATCCTTCATACCGTCAGAACATACAGCGACTGTCTGAGCTACACCGTGACCAGCCACTGTCTCCTATGGACACGGCCATCTTTTGGATTGAGTACGTCATCAGGAACAAAGGGGCAGCACATCTGCAGTCAGCAGGCTTCGGACTACCCTGGTACTCCTACTTCTGCCTGGACGTGGCTGTTTTCATCATGGCCACTGCAGGAGCCTTTGTCTGGGCTTTAGTCTTCTTTTGCAGGGTTGTCTGCTGCCGTATgttcaggaggaagatgaaagcaGAGTAA
- the LOC129603275 gene encoding uncharacterized protein LOC129603275 isoform X1 yields MNGAFACSPLEQHEQVNTFCPRRFSCAATMSRIIIVTLLLLVLSDFCHNTVSGDQASLTRGYFRKCGCKVHRNRILCDAKNETRKRCLCSQATSDTFPKFHKFCRSLHQSPPLSLL; encoded by the exons ATGAACGGCGCATTCGCGTGTTCGCCACTGGAACAGCACGAACAGGT AAACACCTTTTGTCCTCGCCGATTCTCTTGCGCTGCCACCATGTCTCGGATCATTATCGTTACACTCCTGCTCTTGGTTCTGAGTGACTTCTGCCACAACACAG TTTCAGGTGATCAAGCTTCTTTGACCAGAGGCTACTTTCGCAAGTGTGGGTGCAAAG TTCATCGTAATAGAATATTATGTGATGCAAAGAATGAGACCAGGAAGAGGTGCCTCTGCTCCCAAGCAACATCAGACA CATTTCCAAAGTTTCACAAGTTCTGCAGATCGTTGCATCAAAGCCCGCCCCTGTCCTTGCTGTGA
- the LOC114844572 gene encoding cornifelin homolog A-like: MAQTTIINNMSPPAPPAPVLTVVHSNQWSTGICDCCDDMSICCFACWSFPCFACSTASEFGECYCLPVLDTCNTACIPPMSMAMRVAVRNHHGIQGDMAGDCMYVTFCNPCSWCQIAREIKRRKTPTHVITTQPVLAGGPQYMVANQPTVVAMR, translated from the exons ATGGCACAAACCACCATTATCAACAACATGTCGCCTCCGGCTCCGCCTGCACCCGTGTTGACCGTCGTCCATTCGAATCAGTGGAGCACCGGCATCTGCGACTGCTGCGATGACATGAGTATCT GCTGCTTCGCCTGCTGGTCCTTCCCTTGCTTTGCCTGCAGCACGGCATCAGAGTTCGGGGAGTGCTACTGCCTTCCCGTGCTGGACACATGTAACACCGCATGCATCCCACCTATGTCCATGGCCATGAGGGTTGCAGTGCGCAACCACCACGGCATCCAG GGGGACATGGCCGGCGACTGCATGTACGTCACCTTCTGTAACCCGTGCTCCTGGTGCCAGATCGCCAGAGAGATCAAGAGACGCAAAACCCCCACGCACGTTATCACCACCCAGCCAGTGCTTGCAGGCGGGCCACAGTACATGGTGGCCAACCAGCCTACAGTTGTGGCCATGCGTTAA
- the cldn7a gene encoding claudin-7-A → MANSGIQLLGFFLSLIGIVGLIIGTILPQWKMSAYIGDNIITAVAMYQGLWMSCAFQSTGQLQCKIYDSILQLDSALQATRALMIVGIIVSIAGLGVACMGMKCTTCGGNDKLRKSRIALTGGIILLVGGLCAIVACSWFAHNVIRAFYNPYTPVNTKFEFGAAIFIAWGGSLLDVLGGAMLAASCPGRKQVSKYPSMAGSRSGPPSSTKEYV, encoded by the exons ATGGCCAACTCCGGCATCCAGCTGCTGGGATTCTTCCTGTCGCTCATCGGCATCGTTGGACTGATCATCGGGACCATCCTGCCGCAGTGGAAGATGTCCGCGTACATCGGAGACAACATCATCACGGCGGTGGCCATGTACCAGGGGCTGTGGATGTCCTGCGCCTTCCAGAGCACCGGGCAGCTCCAGTGTAAGATCTACGACTCCATCCTGCAGCTCGACA GCGCCCTTCAGGCCACACGGGCCCTGATGATCGTTGGAATCATCGTGTCCATCGCCGGCCTGGGCGTAGCGTGCATGGGAATGAAGTGCACCACCTGTGGAGGCAACGACAAGCTGCGCAAGTCTCGCATTGCCTTGACGGGAGGCATCATCCTGCTAGTGGGCG GGCTTTGTGCCATTGTGGCGTGTTCCTGGTTTGCTCACAATGTCATCCGAGCTTTCTATAATCCCTACACCCCTGTGAACACCAA GTTCGAGTTCGGCGCGGCCATCTTCATCGCCTGGGGCGGTTCCCTCCTCGATGTCCTGGGAGGAGCCATGCTGGCCGCCTCCTGCCCAGGGAGGAAGCAGGTATCCAAATACCCGTCCATGGCCGGGTCCCGCTCCGGCCCTCCGAGCAGCACCAAGGAGTACGTGtga
- the chrnb1l gene encoding cholinergic receptor, nicotinic, beta 1 (muscle) like isoform X2, with protein sequence MTAGRMEMKLDIVVLIACCLCLASTGASETERRLHQKLFKSYNLKVRPSRYWEEKVTVRVGMTLSQLVSLNEKNGEMTTNVFMNLEWTDYRLSWKPEDYDDIKVLRIPPNKVWRPDIYLINNNDGQFDVALYVNVLVYHDGTVNWLPPAIYRSSCSIEVAYFPFDWQNCSMVFRSYTYDASEVDLQYFRDENSNEIHEIVIDQNAFTENGEWAIRHKPTRKNVKEDLYEDITFYLIIERKPLFYIINIIVPCILTSVLAIFVFYLPPGAGEKMTLSISVLIALTVFMLLLADRVPETSLAIPIIVNYVMFTMILVTFSVILSVVVLNLHHRTPSTHIMPAWVRKVFIHFLPKYIGMMRPNPEQPMLEETDDDALAQSFNGRQSRGEYFIRKINPDIVLPWRGRCESTVHLQRLANSDNYCLILPPNLKSAIAAVTYMAEQLKKQDADDSMTEDWQYIALVVDRLFLWLFVIISTLGTLAMFLDASFNYTPDNPFP encoded by the exons ATGACGGCTGGACGAATGGAGATGAAGCTCGACATCGTGGTTCTCATCGCGTGCTGCCTCTGCCTCGCATCCACGG GAGCCTCGGAAACCGAGCGGCGGCTGCACCAGAAGCTGTTCAAGAGCTACAACCTGAAGGTCAGGCCGTCTCGCTACTGGGAGGAGAAGGTGACGGTGCGAGTGGGGATGACTCTGTCCCAGCTCGTCAGCTTG AACGAGAAGAACGGCGAGATGACGACCAACGTGTTCATGAATCTG GAATGGACAGACTACAGGTTATCGTGGAAGCCAGAGGACTATGACGACATTAAGGTTTTGAGGATTCCCCCCAATAAGGTGTGGCGTCCTGACATCTACCTCATAAACAA CAACGACGGTCAGTTCGACGTGGCTCTGTACGTCAACGTGTTGGTTTACCATGACGGGACGGTCAACTGGCTTCCTCCAGCCATCTACCGCAGCTCCTGCTCCATAGAG GTGGCGTACTTCCCGTTTGACTGGCAGAACTGCAGCATGGTGTTCCGCTCGTACACCTACGACGCCAGCGAGGTGGACCTGCAGTACTTCCGGGACGAGAACAGCAACGAGATCCACGAGATCGTCATCGATCAGAACGCCTTCACAG AGAACGGAGAATGGGCCATTCGCCACAAACCCACTCGGAAGAACGTCAAGGAGGACCTGTACGAGGACATCACCTTCTACCTCATCATAGAGAGGAAGCCGCTGTTctacatcatcaacatcatcgtGCCCTGCATCCTCACCAGCGTCTTGGCTATATTTGTCTTCTACCTGCCCCCCGGAGCAG GAGAGAAGATGACTCTCTCCATCTCGGTCCTTATCGCGCTGACTgtcttcatgctgctgctcgcCGACAGGGTGCCGGAGACGTCGCTCGCCATCCCCATCATCGTCAACTACGTCATGTTCACCATGATCCTGGTCACCTTCTCCGTCATCCTCAGCGTGGTGGTCCTCAACCTGCACCACCGCACCCCGAGCACGCACATCATGCCCGCCTGGGTTCGAAAG GTCTTCATTCATTTCTTGCCCAAGTACATTGGCATGATGCGGCCGAACCCGGAACAGCCTATGTTAGAGGAGACTGATGACGACGCACTCGCCCAGAGCTTCAACGGGCGCCAGTCTAGAGGGGAGTACTTCATCCGCAAGATCAACCCAGACATCGTTTTACCCTGGAGAGGCAG GTGCGAGAGCACGGTGCATCTTCAGCGTCTGGCCAACAGCGACAACTACTGTCTGATCCTCCCTCCCAACCTGAAGTCTGCCATCGCTGCTGTGACGTACATGGCCgagcagctgaagaagcagGACGCAGACGACTCG aTGACGGAGGACTGGCAATACATCGCCCTGGTGGTGGATCGTCTCTTCCTGTGGCTGTTCGTCATCATCAGCACCCTGGGAACCCTGGCCATGTTTCTTGATGCCAGCTTCAACTACACACCTGACAACCCTTTCCCAtag
- the chrnb1l gene encoding cholinergic receptor, nicotinic, beta 1 (muscle) like isoform X1: MSCLSFPVFPTSVIGMAFQSIISIWMIRCYPLLVPLFMRCCCAGGDSPGASETERRLHQKLFKSYNLKVRPSRYWEEKVTVRVGMTLSQLVSLNEKNGEMTTNVFMNLEWTDYRLSWKPEDYDDIKVLRIPPNKVWRPDIYLINNNDGQFDVALYVNVLVYHDGTVNWLPPAIYRSSCSIEVAYFPFDWQNCSMVFRSYTYDASEVDLQYFRDENSNEIHEIVIDQNAFTENGEWAIRHKPTRKNVKEDLYEDITFYLIIERKPLFYIINIIVPCILTSVLAIFVFYLPPGAGEKMTLSISVLIALTVFMLLLADRVPETSLAIPIIVNYVMFTMILVTFSVILSVVVLNLHHRTPSTHIMPAWVRKVFIHFLPKYIGMMRPNPEQPMLEETDDDALAQSFNGRQSRGEYFIRKINPDIVLPWRGRCESTVHLQRLANSDNYCLILPPNLKSAIAAVTYMAEQLKKQDADDSMTEDWQYIALVVDRLFLWLFVIISTLGTLAMFLDASFNYTPDNPFP; this comes from the exons ATGTCCTGTCTGTCCTTCCCTGTCTTCCCCACGTCCGTGATTGGAATGGCATTTCAgagcatcatcagcatctgGATGATCAGATGTTATCCATTATTGGTACCACTGTTCATGCGCTGCTGTTGTGCTGGCGGTGATTCTCCAGGAGCCTCGGAAACCGAGCGGCGGCTGCACCAGAAGCTGTTCAAGAGCTACAACCTGAAGGTCAGGCCGTCTCGCTACTGGGAGGAGAAGGTGACGGTGCGAGTGGGGATGACTCTGTCCCAGCTCGTCAGCTTG AACGAGAAGAACGGCGAGATGACGACCAACGTGTTCATGAATCTG GAATGGACAGACTACAGGTTATCGTGGAAGCCAGAGGACTATGACGACATTAAGGTTTTGAGGATTCCCCCCAATAAGGTGTGGCGTCCTGACATCTACCTCATAAACAA CAACGACGGTCAGTTCGACGTGGCTCTGTACGTCAACGTGTTGGTTTACCATGACGGGACGGTCAACTGGCTTCCTCCAGCCATCTACCGCAGCTCCTGCTCCATAGAG GTGGCGTACTTCCCGTTTGACTGGCAGAACTGCAGCATGGTGTTCCGCTCGTACACCTACGACGCCAGCGAGGTGGACCTGCAGTACTTCCGGGACGAGAACAGCAACGAGATCCACGAGATCGTCATCGATCAGAACGCCTTCACAG AGAACGGAGAATGGGCCATTCGCCACAAACCCACTCGGAAGAACGTCAAGGAGGACCTGTACGAGGACATCACCTTCTACCTCATCATAGAGAGGAAGCCGCTGTTctacatcatcaacatcatcgtGCCCTGCATCCTCACCAGCGTCTTGGCTATATTTGTCTTCTACCTGCCCCCCGGAGCAG GAGAGAAGATGACTCTCTCCATCTCGGTCCTTATCGCGCTGACTgtcttcatgctgctgctcgcCGACAGGGTGCCGGAGACGTCGCTCGCCATCCCCATCATCGTCAACTACGTCATGTTCACCATGATCCTGGTCACCTTCTCCGTCATCCTCAGCGTGGTGGTCCTCAACCTGCACCACCGCACCCCGAGCACGCACATCATGCCCGCCTGGGTTCGAAAG GTCTTCATTCATTTCTTGCCCAAGTACATTGGCATGATGCGGCCGAACCCGGAACAGCCTATGTTAGAGGAGACTGATGACGACGCACTCGCCCAGAGCTTCAACGGGCGCCAGTCTAGAGGGGAGTACTTCATCCGCAAGATCAACCCAGACATCGTTTTACCCTGGAGAGGCAG GTGCGAGAGCACGGTGCATCTTCAGCGTCTGGCCAACAGCGACAACTACTGTCTGATCCTCCCTCCCAACCTGAAGTCTGCCATCGCTGCTGTGACGTACATGGCCgagcagctgaagaagcagGACGCAGACGACTCG aTGACGGAGGACTGGCAATACATCGCCCTGGTGGTGGATCGTCTCTTCCTGTGGCTGTTCGTCATCATCAGCACCCTGGGAACCCTGGCCATGTTTCTTGATGCCAGCTTCAACTACACACCTGACAACCCTTTCCCAtag
- the si:dkey-112a7.4 gene encoding uncharacterized protein si:dkey-112a7.4 — translation MYGASGIPELIPAGGPPRQPGPAGQYNPGHPQVNGHGGGPNPQRLGQRAPKLGQIGRSKKVDLEDEDLDDIMNNNGQCSVSLSPIS, via the exons ATGTACGGAGCGTCCGGGATCCCAGAGCTCATCCCGGCCGGCGGGCCGCCTCGGCAGCCCGGCCCGGCCGGACAGTACAACCCGGGGCACCCCCAGGTCAACGGCCACGGGGGAGGACCCAATCCCCAGAGACTGGGGCAGAGGGCGCCCAAACTGGGGCAGATCGGCCGGTCCAAGAAAG TTGACTTGGAGGACGAAGACTTGGATGACATCATGAACAATAACGGACAGTGTTCAGTTTCCCTCTCACCTATCTCCTAA